A window of Macrotis lagotis isolate mMagLag1 chromosome 1, bilby.v1.9.chrom.fasta, whole genome shotgun sequence genomic DNA:
tttaagataagtaagggtcattttttttttagttttttgcaaggcaaatggggttaagtggcttgcccaaggccacccagctaggtaattaataagtgtctgagaccagatttgaacccaagtactcctgactccagggccagtgctttatccactgtgccacctagccgccccattaagGGTCATTCTTGAGAATTCCAagattgtggtggtggtggtgatgatgctGAGGAGGaagatgattatgatgatgaatAATTGACTTTCACAGGATCAGACAATTTGTAAATATCTACAGCAGTTTTCAAACATGAATCTTCTTACTTCAAGTTTAGACACTATCCATTATGATATGCTGTctctcaaatgaggtaataatgaTCTGTTTTGTAAATATAAGActataaatatcaaatatatgtaagaaatcagaaaagactCTTCCATTCTAAAGTTATtagttatgttttatttttataggtaTATTCACATCATGTTCATTGAACCTTGTCTTGGATCTCTGACAACAGCACTCATTCTTTGGCATCCTGTATACTCTATACCATATATTGGAATattggttgatttttttccccacactGATGAAGAATTTTACAGCAGTGTCTGAGTTCATTCTCCTGGGAATCCCCCACACTGAAGGACTAGAGATGCaactttttattgtgtttttatctttctatttctctacCCTGCTGGGGAACCTGATTATTTTATTGGCCATTATCTCTTCATCTCGCCTTCATACACCTATGTATTTCTTCCTATGTAAGTTATCTATTTTGGACATATTTTTCCCTTCAGTGAGTTCACCTAAAATGTTATCCTACCTCTCTGGGAAAAGCCATGTCATTTCCTATGGGGGCTGTGTATGTCAGctctttttctatcattttgtTGGCTGCACTGAGTGTTTACTGTGCACTGTGATGGCCTATGACCGTTTTATTGCCATTTGTTTTCCTCTGAGGTATACAGTCATCATGAGCCATAAGGTATGTGCTATATTGGCCATGGGGACTTCATTTTTTGGATCTATTCAGGCTACCTTCCTAACTGCCCTCACCTTCCAGTTGCCTTACTGTGGACCCAATAAGGTTGATTATT
This region includes:
- the LOC141522392 gene encoding olfactory receptor 10D1B-like, encoding MKNFTAVSEFILLGIPHTEGLEMQLFIVFLSFYFSTLLGNLIILLAIISSSRLHTPMYFFLCKLSILDIFFPSVSSPKMLSYLSGKSHVISYGGCVCQLFFYHFVGCTECLLCTVMAYDRFIAICFPLRYTVIMSHKVCAILAMGTSFFGSIQATFLTALTFQLPYCGPNKVDYYFCDIPVMLKLACADTSVLETVGFISVGLMPLSCFLLILTSYSRIVCSILKIRTAEGRYRAFSTCSAHLTAILLLYIPVVLIYLQPTPNPWLNATVQILNNLVTPMLNPLIFSLRNKEVKASLKKVLQQIGFLSEK